From Cryptococcus neoformans var. grubii H99 chromosome 6, complete sequence:
ggatggaagatgcTGTGATGCGCTTTGTAGATAAGGATGATAAGGATGCTATCAAGGAGTGGGTGTGGTTTTTCTACATATTACACCTGTTCTGACCGACGCGCGTTAGCTTTGTGGCCGACACTCTCAGAAtggtgggaaggaagatgaaggagagagaggttAAAGAGGATGACGTTGATCTTGCGGTGAGTGATCCATGTTTCCATTGTATCGTTTGCTTGGCTGATTGTGCAATTGTCCGATGGCCAGATGGCCgaggcaaaggagaagtgGGTTCTTGACCCTCTGCAAATTGAATCCTTGAAGGAATCAATCAGCTAATGGTAGTGACTTCTAGGGAATATAACAGATATGCCGACAGCAACCCGGTTCCTTCTCAAGTATGTACATTGACTGCCTCTTTCGATGATTATACTGATACCATAGCAAAAGAGTGTCAAAGGGAAAAATAAACAGCGGGATTCAGACGTGGATAGTATGAGTAAGCGACCTGTCATGATCGAGATTTTATTATTCTAACTGTAAATCAACACAGTGGCAAGCGATGATGACATGGATATGGACGAGATGCCGACTCAACAGCGAGCTCCAGTGAGACGTGCAACCGCGAATCAGCCAGTTAGATCAGcgaagggcaagggcaagcAGCCTTTGGTGAGTTCCATTAAACGTGTGCTATTAATGTAGCGTTGCTGATCGATAATCTTCTCAGTTTGAAAACGcttcagaagaagaagaggacgaggaagaggaagaggaggaagaagaagaacctGCGCCTAAAAAAGGTCGAGGacgagcagcagcggctTCGACCAAGAAAGCACCTGCGAAAAAACCACCTGCAAGAACGCCAGCTAAGTCGACGACAAAGGCACCAGCTGGAAGACGCCCCGCAGTCAGTCAGCCCTCGACAGGGAGAGGAGTAACCCAATCACAATTAACGTGAGTGCTTTGGTTTCTGAAATTCGTGAAAGAAACCACTGACTTGACGCGACATAGGTTTTCAAGGTCTGGTACAGGCaaggcagcagcagtgCCGATCGAATTGTCATCAGATGAGGATTAGAAATGAATGAAGAGGGAATCTGCGAAACCAGTAGTTTATTCTTCAACGTCAAGTGAATCGGATCTGATTAAGATCTTGATCACTGCAATAATTAAGAAGATATTCTTTCTATGCTTGATGATCCCTTTACTTTAGCCTTTTACTCTTACGTCACAGTCGTTGTGAAAAGTTGTGAAAAGTACGTAAAGTCGGCATTCCATGCATCCCCAAACCAATACAAACTTTTGCTATTGCTTTTACTTCTGACTATCTTTTACACACATGCCCCATAGTTACTCCATAACccccaaaagaaaagaaaaaaggaaaagctgAACATTTTACTCCTTGGCGACCTGGAGGACGATTCGGCCGGCaatcttgccttcttcgAGACCCTCGTAGACGCTGTCGTCATTAATCAGCAAGCGGCCTTGAATTATGGATAATAGCTGAACTTACGCCTTAAGGTCGGCAAGAGGCTTCTGCTCAAAGATGACCTTaacctttccatcctcgaCAAGCTGGAGGGATTCAATGGCGTCTTGTCGGTTACCGACGTAAGAACCCTGGATTCGGATGCTCTTGAAGACAGTCCAGAAGACGTTGGCACCCATCTCGGCGTTGGGGAGACCGACAGCGACCAAAGTACCAGAGGGTTTTAGGTAGTCGATAGCCTGAGAGTAACCAGTCTTGTGGGAAGCAGTCACAATAGCAGCGGCTGGGCCTTGACCCCCAGTGGCAGCCTTGACGTCGGCAACGAGGTCTTTGGTGGTCTTAAAATCAACCCAAGCATCGGCGCCGAGAGACTTGACCAGCTTCTCCTTGGCAGCCCCAGTGTCGATGGCAACGACCTTGAGACCCATGGCCTTGGCGTACTGGACAGCAAGGTGACCGAGACCGCCACCAGCACCGGGAAGGGCAACCCAATCACCGACCTTTGTGTTGGAAACCTTGAGAGCCTTATAAGATGTGACACCAGCACAGAGGATAGAGGCAGCACCAGCAGAATCAAGGGAAGGGGGGATGGGGGTAACGTGGTTGACGAAAGAGACGACGTATTCGGCAAAGGTACCATCAACTGTGTAGCCAGAGAGCTCGGCATGGTCACAGTCTGGACGGATGATCAGCTTTGGAAGCGAAGTCCAAATATACAGAAGATACTCACTCATCTCGAAGCCTCGTCGGCAAGCCTCACAGGTGAGACAAGAGTTGGCGAGCCACTTGATACCGACTCGGTCACCGAGCTTCACGGGGGAATTGACAGTGTTAGCACCAATGGCAACAATGTGACCGACACCTTCATTATTAGTCAGCGACTTGCTTCCTATAAAAATTCGATCGGCAAGGGACACTTACCTTCGTGACCACCAATCAAAGGATTCATGGGGGGAATTGGCCAGTCACCCTGCTTGGCGTGCAAGTCGGTGTGGCAGACACCGGTGTGGGTGATTTTGACGAGACATTGGCCGGATTTCAGTTCGTTGGCCTGAATGACCTTGGCCTGGGTGTCGATCTCGATGGCACCGCCGACAGAGGGGACGACGGCAGCGGTTTGAGTCTTAGGGATGGAAACGCCTTGAAGAGTGGTCATCTTGTAAGCTGTGTCTGGAGTTTGGGTCTATGTTAAGTCTGGAGAATCTAAGAGGTGAAGTACCGGAGTGTCTTTGCTGCGGATGTTTgtgaaggaaagggaaaatcATCTGGATGGAGGTGGCCGTTATATAGTTTGAGGGTGCGAGGAAAAGTATAAACTTGGTTGGCATTCATGTCGATCTGGATACATAGCCGGAGAATGAGCCGGTGAGAGATGACTATGAAGGGCGGAAGTCATGTGAGGTGCCTCTCCGGGGTCTTATATACCGGTGATACAGCAATGGGAGGTAGGCCGTAGATAACAGATACATACTGCTTGGCTGTTGGGGAATGAAGCTAATCTCTGATTTGATTAGCGGCTTAATCGCAGTAGTTTCCCGCTGCGCTCCGGGGTTTTGGGCCGGTGTTGCCCGGTTTCACCACCATCTGACGTAAACCCAAACCTCTCCACCGTTTCCAAATTCCCCATCTGTCTCGTAATCAAGTGCATACATGTTCGTTTTAGAATGATCGTTGCTCGCCCATTCAGTAACCAGGATATTCAGTGCCATGGAATGTGCGTTGCGATAAGCTATAGATCAAAGCAGACTCGTAGCACTTTGATAAAACCGAAAGATAGGCGGCTATCATTAAGCGGAGACGCGTCCGATCAAATGCACGACGCGCTTATTTTACCGTTTTCCCATGATAATGACAAGTAAGGATGATAAAATAAGTCTACGTAGATAATCAATAATAACCGTTACAAATTTGAGCACCGAGCAGAGGCAACGGTAAATGACTTTCCTACGCTGCTATCTGATCCTAATGCCGAATCTGCGAGAGCGGGTGCACAATTTCTGC
This genomic window contains:
- a CDS encoding alcohol dehydrogenase, propanol-preferring codes for the protein MTTLQGVSIPKTQTAAVVPSVGGAIEIDTQAKVIQANELKSGQCLVKITHTGVCHTDLHAKQGDWPIPPMNPLIGGHEGVGHIVAIGANTVNSPVKLGDRVGIKWLANSCLTCEACRRGFEMNCDHAELSGYTVDGTFAEYVVSFVNHVTPIPPSLDSAGAASILCAGVTSYKALKVSNTKVGDWVALPGAGGGLGHLAVQYAKAMGLKVVAIDTGAAKEKLVKSLGADAWVDFKTTKDLVADVKAATGGQGPAAAIVTASHKTGYSQAIDYLKPSGTLVAVGLPNAEMGANVFWTVFKSIRIQGSYVGNRQDAIESLQLVEDGKVKVIFEQKPLADLKAVYEGLEEGKIAGRIVLQVAKE